GTCCAGCGCGGTTTCCAGCAAGCGACAAACGCCGCGCACCAGTGCTGCCTGCGGATCACACAATTCAACCGCATCCGGTTTACAGCGTTTACACGCACGCAACCCCGCCGCCCGCGCGGCTTCGGGCAGGGCATAAAAGCGGACGTTCTCACGCTTAGGCTGCCGCGAGGCGCAGGATGGCCGGCAGTAAACGCCCGTGGTATGCACGCCGTAATAAAACAACCCGTCGAATTGCGCGGCGCGTGTTTGCACTGCCTGCCAGCAATGCGCTTCATCAAGAGTGGATGCGCCTGCTTGAGTAAGTTGTGTGCTCATAAATTGCACTCCTTTCTGCTTTCACGCGGGTGATGTTCGCATGGCTGGGCGGCAGCAATCTATCCGATTGTTGCGCGGCAATTAATTCCAGGGTGAGTTGTTAGTCTGCTGCGAATGGTTGGTTTGGACGTTCGCGGCGTGTCCTTTCCGGTTCACTTATGGATTCACTGTTTCACTCACCGTTGCGGAGCGGGAACTTTCATTGTTGGCTGTATCAACTGCGGTGATCTGGTAAAAGTAACGCTTGCCCACTTGCACACGGTCATCGCGGAAGGTGGTCGGCGTATGCAGCCGGGCATTCAGCTTGATCCATTTGTCGGTTGGCGCTGCCTCGTCTTCAGCGCGGTATATGTTATAGCCCGCCAGGTCGGCTTCGGGGTTGGAGGGCCAGAACAACGAAACCTGCCCATTGATTGAGGCAATGGTGATGGAGGCCGGGGCCGTCGGCGCAAACGTGTCTTTGGGTGTGACGACTAATGTTTCGCTGGCATTGCCTTCGATGGTTTCATTCAGCTTGGTATTGCTAGGCGCGGGAAGTTGCGCTGACAGGCTGCGCACAAAATACTCATACGTCACGCCGAACTGAAAAGCCTTATCCACGTAGCGCGTATCCTTGAGCGGTTGCGCGTTGAGTTTCGTCACATTCGCGCCCGTTTTGCGATAGAGATTATATCCGGCGATGTTGGCTGGCCGCGTGCCATTTTCGTTGGTTTCGGGTGGCGACCAGGTGATGACAAGTTCGGTTTGGGTGAGCGTGAATGAGGGGTGCGGCGGCGCGGAAGCCAATTCAGTGAGCGGTGTGATGGTGGCGTAATTGGAAAAATCAGCCCCGCGACCAGCCTGGTTAAACAGCCGCACTGCATAGCGGTAGCGCAAACCTTTGGGTTGCTGGCGCAGATCAAGCGGGTCTTGGTGTGTAATCGTGGTTGAACCGGCTGCTACCTGTTCGCCTGAGATCGAACTGATGACCGTTGCGCGGGCGGCAAACTCTTCCTCGGTTAATCCTGGCGGCGCGCTTTCCGGTTCGATCAACCGGAAGATGTCAATGCGCTGCAACCCCTCTGCGCGCGGCGGTCGCACAAGTGGGAACGCCAAAATCAGACGTGAGCCTTGTTGGGTCACGCTCAGTTCATTGACGACCAAGGGCGCGCGCGGGATGGGCGGCAGCGGTTCGCCGATTTTGCCGCAACCGCTTAGCGCTGAAAGCAAAAGGCAAAAAAGCAGCACTTTTGCCTTTTGCCTTTTGCCTTTTGCCTTTTGCTTTTTACAGGATGTACCGACTGAGGTCTTCATTCTTCACAATCTCGGCAAGCATCTTGCTGACGTAGTTGGCGTCAATCATCTGGCGCTTTTCAGGCAGGTCGGGTGCCTCAAACAGGATGTCTTCGAGCACTTTTTCGAGCATCGTTTGTAAGCGGCGCGCGCCGATGTCTTCGGTGGTCTCGTTCACCTTGAAACCGAAATCGGCAATGGCCTCGATGGCGTCCGGCGTGAATTCCAGCGTGATGCCTTCGGTGTCGAGCAGCGCGACATATTGTTTGAGCAATGCATTTTTAGGTTCGGTCAGGATGCGTTTGAAATCGTCTATCGTGAGCGGCTGCAATTCGACGCGAATCGGGAAACGGCCCTGCAATTCAGGGATCAGGTCGGATGGCTTGGAGACGTGAAAGGCGCCTGCCGCGATAAACAGGATATGATCGGTGCGCACCATGCCGTACTTGGTGTTGACGGTGGTGCCTTCGATGATGGGCAGGATGTCGCGTTGGACGCCTTCGCGCGAAACGTCGGGGCCGTGGCCGGATTCGCGCCCGGCGATCTTGTCAATCTCGTCCAGAAAGATGATGCCGGATTGTTCGACGCGTTCGAGCGCGATGCGCGAGACGGTGTCCATATCCACCAGCTTCTGCTTTTCCTCTTCCAGCAGATATTCCATCGCTTCGTCAACGCGCATCTTGCGTTGTTTGGTCTTGCCGCCAAACAGGCCGGGCATCATATCTTTCAGGTTGATGTCCATCTCTTCGACGCCTTGGTTGGTGATGATCTCGAAGGAAGGGAAGTTGCGTTCGCGGACTTCCATTTCAACTAGGCGCGCATCGAGCTTGCCTTCGCGCAGTTGCTGCCGGAACTTTTCGCGCGTGCGGTTGTAGGTTTCCTGCGCGGCGCTCGGCGTGTTTTCAATCTGGTCAATGAATTGATCGGAGTCTGGCGTATGTGCTTTGCTCGGCGGCAACAATAAATCGAGGATTTGCTCTTCGACGTTGCCTTCAGCCTTGTCGGCAATCTCTTCAAACTTTTCGGCCTGCACCAAATCTATCGCGATCTCGACCAGGTCGCGGATCATGGATTCGACATCGCGCCCAACATAACCGACCTCGGTGAATTTGGAAGCTTCGACTTTGAGAAAGGGTGAAGACGAAAGCCGCGCCAGCCGCCGCGCGATCTCGGTTTTCCCGACGCCGGTTGAACCGATCATGATGATGTTCTTGGGCGTCACATCCTGGGCGAGTTCGGGCGGCAGTTTTTGCCGGCGAATGCGATTGCGCAGCGCCACCGCGACCGCTTTTTTGGCGGCGCTTTGACCAATTACATGCTTGTCCAGTTCGGCGACGATTTGACGCGGCGTCAGTTGATCCAAGCTGAGCGGCTCTTCAATCTCTCCTGAAAGGTAAATGACCATAATTTGATGAAAGTAGGTAAAGCGTCTTGGGGGTTAGGAGCCGGGCAACACTGGTTTGAAGATTTTGTCGAGTTGACGTTTGATGCGTTCAACACGCTGAGCCAGATTGGCTAGCTCAATTCGCAGCGAAGCAATCTCTCCGCGCAAACCGCCAATTTCAGTCCGAAATTCTGCGCGAATAGTCTCCAACTTAGCATCAATGGTTTTGTTCTGCTGTTCTAGTATCCGTTCCAATGACCGTTGGGTAAGATAATTTGCCCCAAACAGGCTGACAATAAAGGCGGCAGTAGCGATGTTTACTGTAATGAAAAGCGGATTCATATGGCTGTCCTCTCAAAAATTGCTGCTTCAGATTTCTTCAATGATTAAGTTCAGATTGCTGTAGATGCAAATCTCGCCTGCCACCTTCATCGCGGCCTCGGCGATTTCGCGCGCAGGCAATTCTGTATGCCGCGACAGGGCACGGGCTGCTGCCAGGGCAAACGGGCCGCCCGAGCCAATCGCCACGATGCCGTCATCCGGTTCGATCACGTCGCCGGTGCCGGAAATCAGCAAGGTCGCCGAAGCATCGGCCACGATCAGCAAAGCTTCCAAATTGCGCATCATCTTGTCGGTGCGCCAGTCTTTAGCCAGTTCAACTGCTGCGCGATTGAGTTGCCCGTGATACTGCTCAAGCTTCGATTCAAAGCGTTGAAAGAGCGCGAAGGCATCCGCCGTCGCCCCGGCAAATCCCGCCACGACTTTGTCGCTGTAAAGACGGCGGACTTTGCGCGCATTGGCTTTCATGATCGTATCGCCCATCGTCACCTGTCCATCACCGGCCACGACGACGCGATTGTCGCGGCGGACGGAAAGGATCGTCGTGCTGCGAATCCGCTTGGCGTTTGAATTCAAAGGAAATGACATAACGGGCACTATACGGACGGCTTCCGAGGCTTGTCAAGAAACGGGTTTGGCGCAATTTAGAGCATCCTGTACAGCAGGCTGCTAGCCTGCTGAGGTCAGGTGAGGTACTGATAGTTCGTTGTCCTTTTACCTTGTGATCGCCGCAGGCTGGCAGCCTGCTGTACATTACGCGCCAGTGCCTGTCACTTGCCCACACAACCCGTCTTCAACTCTGCTGCCTCGCCAAAGGCCAGCGTTGCCGCCCCAAAACAGTTGTTCAGCGCGTGCGGTTGGGTGGCTTCATCCAGCACCAGCACCTTGTTGATGCTGTGCAATTCGCAAACTGCGGCGGTCGCTTTTTCAATTTCTTCGCGCGAACGCGGGTTGCCAGGCAGGTCGCAGCGCGCCATCAGCCGCTCGATCTGTTGCGGCTGAATCGTCTGTGGCAGGCGGATTGCCGTGCGGATATAACCACTGCGGTCAAGCTTGTAATAGCCGATGCCCAGATCGGACGGATACCATTTCGGATCGCCTTTGAGTTTGACGGCAAAGCTGAGCAGCGCCCCATTGCGCAACGTCGAATTGGCGTCAATGAACAGATAGTTACGAAAATCCGCAATGCGCAACCCCAAGGTGCGCGCGCTGGTCAGCTTGCCTTCGCGCCGCATCTCGTCGGCCATCACGCGATACGTCCAGGGCTGCGCATCCATCACCGATTCGCGCGAGGCTTTGCTCAGATCAAAAGGCAGCGGACGCAAGGCAAAGCGCATGGCCGATTCACCCTGGTCGCTGAAATTGTTGTTGTCGCTGGCCGTCAGAAACAGCGGATGCCCGGCTTCGCGTTGCCCGCCGAATTCGGTGTCTTTGTGATTGACGCCTTGAAAGATCGTCTTGATCGCGTGGCCCTGCGCGTCGAGTTCGGTTTCGCAAACGTATTCGATGTCGGTCGTGCGTCCCCAGCGCGCCATCAAGGCGCTGGTCTGCGTGCCGCCGTCTTCGTTGCTGAAGATGACAGTGTAACGCAGCAGCGTCCTGTCGCCTTTGCGCTCGGTTTCGTAATACGCCAGCAACGGCACGTCAGAGAATTTGCCAATCGTGTTGGGCCGTGCGTAAAGAATGGGCGCATAGGCCAGCGCGAGAAACTCCGGCTGGTTGCGCTCAATGGTAATGATCTTGGCGTCTTTGATTTCGATGGTCGTGGCTTGCGGAGCCGATTGCTGACGATTCAATTCGACACGGTAGCTGTGTTCGCCCGGCTGCAAACGGCCCAGCAGCAGTTGATAGGTATGCTGGCGTGCGCCATTGAATAGGATTACGTCTTGATGATAGCGCCTGTCTAAATAGATCGTAGCGGTCGCAGCTTCGCGGCCTTTTTCCAGCCAGGAGGCACCAGGGGCGCTGGCTGTGAGGTCGAGCAAGACTTCGGCTTCAGTGGCAATTTGAAATTTTTGCTCGGTCAGCGTTTGCGGCGCAGCAGCAACGCAGAGCACCAACAACAACAAAGCGGTCTGTGTAAATGTCATTAGGCTGGTCTTGTGCGACCCGTTGCGCTGGTTTTCGTCGCGTAGCGACGGAATGAATTTAGCCGTGGGTTGCAACCCACGGAGCAAGCGGAAAAGTCCCACCGTCGCGTCAGCGACGCCTGAATTCAAGCGTCGCTGACGCGACGCCGCAACCCCACGCGGCCACCGTGGGTTGCAACCCACGGCTAAATTCATTCCGTCGCTACGCGACGAAGAAAGCGATTTCAGGCGCATCATTTGCCCAACTCCAGCAAACGAATGTTGCGAAAGCGCGCCCGCGCCGTATCGCCCCATGCCCCCGCCCCGCCGTGCACCTGCAAGCCGATATAGCCTGTGCGCGGATAGCGGTCGCGGTTGTCCTGAAAATCAATCGTCTTGTAGCCGTTCAGCCAGGCCTGCACGTGCGCGGGTTGGCCTTCGATGCGGGCGCGCAACTTGTTCCATTTGCCCTTCAGGAAGAAATCGGGCCAGTTTTTGTTTTGCTGGATGAAATCACCGGCGGCGGGCGCATACAGGCTGCCGACATAGCCGCCATCGCGGTAATCCAAAGTGATCTGATAGCCCATACCGTCTTCGCGCACGCGCAGGAACAGGCCCGTGTCCACGGGGTAATC
This sequence is a window from Acidobacteriota bacterium. Protein-coding genes within it:
- the hslV gene encoding ATP-dependent protease subunit HslV, which gives rise to MSFPLNSNAKRIRSTTILSVRRDNRVVVAGDGQVTMGDTIMKANARKVRRLYSDKVVAGFAGATADAFALFQRFESKLEQYHGQLNRAAVELAKDWRTDKMMRNLEALLIVADASATLLISGTGDVIEPDDGIVAIGSGGPFALAAARALSRHTELPAREIAEAAMKVAGEICIYSNLNLIIEEI
- the hslU gene encoding ATP-dependent protease ATPase subunit HslU, translated to MVIYLSGEIEEPLSLDQLTPRQIVAELDKHVIGQSAAKKAVAVALRNRIRRQKLPPELAQDVTPKNIIMIGSTGVGKTEIARRLARLSSSPFLKVEASKFTEVGYVGRDVESMIRDLVEIAIDLVQAEKFEEIADKAEGNVEEQILDLLLPPSKAHTPDSDQFIDQIENTPSAAQETYNRTREKFRQQLREGKLDARLVEMEVRERNFPSFEIITNQGVEEMDINLKDMMPGLFGGKTKQRKMRVDEAMEYLLEEEKQKLVDMDTVSRIALERVEQSGIIFLDEIDKIAGRESGHGPDVSREGVQRDILPIIEGTTVNTKYGMVRTDHILFIAAGAFHVSKPSDLIPELQGRFPIRVELQPLTIDDFKRILTEPKNALLKQYVALLDTEGITLEFTPDAIEAIADFGFKVNETTEDIGARRLQTMLEKVLEDILFEAPDLPEKRQMIDANYVSKMLAEIVKNEDLSRYIL
- a CDS encoding DUF1080 domain-containing protein → MKQTLLLSTTLLLAVLAVAAQNASNWQKIFDGKTLTGWQKKAVHGGNGGVWTVENGALVANQEPDHKGGLLGTEKSYSDYEIELEFMADYPVDTGLFLRVREDGMGYQITLDYRDGGYVGSLYAPAAGDFIQQNKNWPDFFLKGKWNKLRARIEGQPAHVQAWLNGYKTIDFQDNRDRYPRTGYIGLQVHGGAGAWGDTARARFRNIRLLELGK